In Neodiprion virginianus isolate iyNeoVirg1 chromosome 6, iyNeoVirg1.1, whole genome shotgun sequence, the genomic window GGAATAGTCGTAGGTACTACCTTTACCATTTCgtaatttccattttcatctCACTATTGCCTTGCTTCCAAAAAACTAGCTAGCTTCAGTAAAAGGAAATGACTAAGGGGACAAAAAATTCGGAGTTTGGCCggctttttcgtttttacatttctgCTCTTCGCTTCTACATTTTATGTCCGCCCAAAGGCGTTCCGTAAACCCATCGTTGCATCATCAATTTTCTATAGAAACTACCTTCCTTCTACCTTCTTTGCATTTCTGTAGAGGATGTCCGATAATTTGCGTACAGCAAGCTCGTAGCGATGTTGTGCATGAAAGTTGAGGATATTTAGGTattatgtgaaatttttatatcgtgCATTTTGACGAAGCTATAAAGCGTACGCAACACAGCTCACTAGTTACCAATTTGGGGACGTAAGTTTTTCCTTACCTCTCAtcgtttcgaaatttgaaaatcagatGTTTTTGAGATCGCTGACTAAGAAtgtaaactaaaaatttggGTATTCAAAACGACGAATCCAATACCGCGGTGGAAGAGATTGCAAAAAATGACCTGACtcgaatgaaatttggtaCCCAGGAGTTTTTGAGAACACTGATTACACATTGTTGaactgagaataaaaaaaaaaacagaatatCAAAAATTGCATCTCCTCCATGCTTCCGTTTGCACGccccatttttcatttttgttcgtGGGCTCTGTACCGCACAACTGTGATGTGTGAAGTGTGAAATGAGTGGGAATTTGTAGGCCTcttcttaaaaaatttcaggtatGCCAACCGTGGTGAAAACTAACATTCTTATCAGAAGTATGGGTCCCATTTCGGAACTTGATATGGTAAGTTGCGGGCTGTTTCGTTCAACGAAAGAGAACCAGGAGCAGTGATGCTGAATTGGAATTTACAGGATTACTCTATGGATTGTTATTTCCGACAATACTGGCGTGACTCGCGACTCAGTTTTTTGGGACCAATAAAATCTCTGAGTCTCAGTATTAAAATGTTGGAAAGAATTTGGAGACCAGACACTTACTTTTACAATGGAAAACACAGCTACGTTCACACGATAACCGTACCAAACAAGTTACTACGCATTTCTCAGGATGGTGACATTCTCTACTCGATGAGGTTTCGTATTCGCCTTTTATCCAGTGTTACTTTACCCCCACTGTACATTTGCTAGTGCCGATCAATTTACTTGATTATACTCATGGCGTACCATCCTATCTGACATTTCTTTTTCGCACGTCCATGCAGGCTTACAATAAAAGCAAAGTGTCCAATGGAATTGAGAAACTTTCCGATGGATCGACAATCCTGCCCCTTGATTTTGGGAAGCTGCAAGTATTTCCATAATGCACACTCGTATACATTTTTACCCTTTCCCTCTCCCATCGTCAGTACGAAGTGATAATTGCTTCACATGTGCATTACGCTCACTGATACTTACTTGATATGGGAACTTAAAAAAAGTTACCACTATAAGACATTATATTAGAAGACtattaaacaaacttttcagaTGCCTACACATCAAGACAGTTGATTTATGAATGGCAGCAGGGTGCCTCGGTAAACTTTGTACCAGGGATGACGCTTTCGCAATTTGACCTCATGGGCTCACCTTATCGTAACTTGACCTTCACTAGAAGCGAAGGTGACTTTTCGGTACTGCAGGTATCCTTCAATCTGCAACGACATACCGGTTACTTTCTCATCCAGGTGCGTGTGAATTTTCTGTTATCTTAGGTGCAAACGAGTTACTGGTGTGACTATTACGAAAATTTCGGTATCGGTACGTTTGACGAAGAAACCGTAAAATTTACCGTTTTTCAGTCACGCTAGTACCCCAGGAAAATCATTGCGGCTTTTACACTATCTTATACGAATACTCTTGAcacttttaaatatttataattatgattAAAGCTGTAATAACTCAGTGCCCACTTTGCAGGTTTACGTACCTTGCGTGCTGATCGTTGTACTGAGCTGGGTTTCATTTTGGATTCATCGCGAGGCGACTAGTGACCGAGTGGGACTAGGTAAGAGGATTGTGAAATAAACACTCGAGTAGGTACGTCTGTATGATGGATGCATAAACAAATATCTTGTCATTTGACGAGGACTTCTTACTCCTGGATGAATTACTTCAACCTTTGAACCTGACGGAATGAGGTTTCATGTGTATCACAATGAATCATGAATATTCAATCTTCTTATACAAGAACAATAAGTTGGCCTACGTTTTTTCGATCGATTCTTCTGAATTGAGCATATAAATTGTGGCTTACATTGAAGGAATAACAACCGTGCTGACTCTATCGACCATAAGTCTGGATTCGCGTACAGATCTTCCGAAGGTCAAGTACGCTACGGCTCTCGACTGGTTCCTACTGATGAGCTTCTTTTACTGCATTGCAACTCTTTTGGAATTCGCAGGCGTCCATTACTTCACTAAGGTAATATCACCGAACCGTGgcatgaaattaataattatatgacTTCGTGAGATCGTTTCGCACTGTCGTTCTAAGCGTTGAACAGGCGAGTTGCAAATCGAGAAGGTCATAATCACTTGCACCAGTCTACAGCATTTAGAACCATTGGCACACGGTCCATTTGCGCACACAAACTTTAATGCATGCGATACTTGCACACGAGACTTTGGAACGCATTGGCACCGTAACCGATGACATATATGTGTTTTCAACCTTGCCACAAATccaaatttttcgtaaaaagcgcatttttttctaacaccGAATATATGCTGGTGTGCCGTAATTTCTATGCGCCATAAAACCATGCGATCTCTTCAATTCGTCACTGGTGGTCCGCTCCACCGAATCTTTACGGTATGGAATTATGTGTAGACGTTTAAGATAGACACGATATGACTTCACACCCGTTACAGGTAGGGAGTGGTGAATTCTCTGTGGATGAAGAGGATAATTGGGATGACGATTTCGAAGAACCCATAGGTAGTCTCGCTTCGGTACCTCGTAGCTTGCGGATGAATCACAGACTGACATCCAAAAGGCGCAGCTCCCTGATTTGTCCCATATCTAATGTGGGTAGACAGGCTGTGTACCATagatgtataatgtatatggaTAAAggatatatataaatatataattagtAAATAAGTGATGTACAGTGCCGTGCCACTGTTTATTGACTGCTTTTTACTGCTTTTGTGATATTCTGTAACTTCAGCACCACGCTAATTCAACTTGAGGCTAAATTGAAACAGGATTCAATCGGTCTTTGTTCCGCAGGGTACACTAGGCTCTGCGACCAGTTTGGGTATCCGCTCACCCCAGGATGCTCCAAACGTAACGTCAATGGAAAGGCAGACGCAGACGGAACGTACGTTGCCGAAATGGAGACAATTCCTGTATTGTTTGGCTGGCGACGATGGTTACAGGTTAGTTTTTAGCACGGTAGATGATTACATTGATCGATCCATCATCCGAATAGGTATTATACCTTATACAACAGAAGCCATAAGGTATTCCAGGTCATTTCAACCTGGTCAAGATCATGAACCTGATCTCGGACTCGCTATCCGTTTAAACTtggtgaaatattattattaattattgagaGATTGCATACGTACACGCATGCCTAGACATGCATCGTACGAATATGAGGAATAAATGTTGGAAACTTTTTACCCGACAGGAGGCAAAGACAACGAGAAGCTACAGCCGGGATCTGCGGCCGACTCGGGCAGTCCGTCAACAGACACGTGAACAGTGTATCGTACATTGACAGAGCAGCTAGAATCTGTTTCCCTGCCTCGTTCGGGCTTCTCAATGTATGCTACTGGATGTTATACGTCACCTGGCAGGACGAATTCAAATGGCAGGATCCACCGATCGCTTTCTTTTCTCACTGACTCCGTGTCCTGGCATGCGGGATCTTATTACAATATCCATATTATCTCAATCTTCGCATTCCTCGTGACAATTGAAATCACCATTACGAATTATCCATAAGCCATAAGCGTTGTATAGACTTGCCGTAAGTTTTCTAGTTCCGAGTAGAAtgacaatttgaaaaagtgtAGAGGGTAAATTGAATCTCCAATTATGCGTGTTATTGTTCAATCGTCCGCTGATTGGCTCAATGTATGCACGTTTACTCACCCAcctgttaattaattaattgggCGAGATCCGTCTAGCGTTTGATTGCCGATTGTGCGTCAACACTGCTGAGTTTGCACTCGTGGCAGGGTTCATTGTCAACTGACAAGATGTAACAGCTCATATTCGCAACAGTTTTCTATCGCAGCCTACCCCGCAAAGCActagatatttcaaaaatgttgcaaaaactttttatttcatatatttcatttcaagtgtttcccaaatattttttattttttctacttactATTTAAATCTATGATATCGTCATTGTTTTCAGTTATAACAAAGACACATTATGGCTTACCCATTTTCACGCCGTTGGCTTGTTGGCAGAAGAGCCACTGAACGCTGTTAATATATTCAATGACTTTCTCACATTACGCAATTATATGCACTATTGGACtacgtataattttattctatctTATGCTATTACTCAAGCATGATTTGAGACGTGACCCTAATCAGAATGATCATGTGATAAATCATAGAATGTTTTTAAAGAAATCAacgtgtaatttattattaatattaaaatatatgatcaagtattttttttctgatctAGTATATCTGACGATTCCTGCGTTTTGTCATTTACTGTGTGATTtcgtatatattttatcgtagGATAGAATTCGAATAGACCCTTATAGAGACCGGACACAAAAACGGTATAACATTTCGATAAGACCCGATTCATCCATCCGACATTTTAAGCAGGAATTTAACTTTTTCTAACCTTGTGGCAGTTACCTTGTGTAATTTTTCGTAATGGGTTAACACTATGTTCGTATCTTTATAATTGCTTCTTTTACTCACCACTCAGATATAATCTCAATATGAAACGAAGGTGTTCGCTGTGAGTTCTTCTTGTCCCGCATGAATATGGTTGACGCTCAAACATCCTAGTCACAAATCCGGTGAAGCGGCTGCAAACATTCCTAAGAAACCCCAAACTATAAATGATAAGATATTAGGAAACGGCAAGGTATCTTGCGTTCACCGTAGGTGGCGTAAATTAAATCACCACCGagtgaatattattatacatatattataccgaTAATACACAGCGAAAGACgatatgaaagaaaatatgttCACGCAGTAAAATTAGGAGGCTGAAGTTATTAACGTTGCATAAAGAAATATAaaggaaaaattgattatcaCACAATTTTAAAATGACTTTCAAGGATTTGGCTCtgcaaaatatgagtatattgtgtttatcatggtttactaacaataaattcCAGACATTCCTAAAGGTGGGAAGTAAAGATGTTTCCTAAACATgaatcgttacagtaacgttactaactttatCCTCATTAAAAATTACTGTAATCTCGATCTACTCAATCTATTCAATTGACCGGTTTGGCCTGGTGGaacaataatatacatatgtaattaAATTGTGTGCACAAtggtaataaagaaaataacataACGTAACAGGTGCAGACCTACATACTCCTCATTTTGCTATAGAATTCTATAGGCCTTGATCTAGTTAATTTGccgatattaaaataaaatctgaaGCCTTTTGGTAATGTTTTTGATATAATTTGCCGTCGACTTTTTTGTTAGTGGACTTTCTTAATGCCGAATATGTATGGAAATTTTCGAACCAGGCGGGTTTAATTAAAGCATGTATTTCTGGTCTGATTTCAACTATATTATAAGTCGAAGTTTTCTCTGAACAATATCCGTGTTGGATTCAGTCTAGACCGCTGTAACTTTTCTGATCTCTAAGTCTCAATAAAATCatataaatttgaatcgtTCCAATTAAACATTCGGGACCGGTTGAATTGGACCCGAGAACAGTGATTGCAGTTAGAATTGATCGAAATCACGTGAGGCGTAAGAATAAAAACACCCGGGGAATCGTGCACACACTTAAACTTATCTCCGGCGATCTTTATATTTGCTCACGGCCTTCCAACATTTTTAAATGACGCATTTCCTTGTGCAAACCGATCTGGGCGGTGTCATGGCAGCTTCGTCTGGCGCCAGGTCGCCAGTTAATCAAATATGGCCGCCCGCTAGTGGGATGGGTCGCGTGAAGGCGattgtattttaataatttcttatCTCCGTAGTTTCAAGGTGGATATAGTTAGCCGCGTATTGGTCACAAGTCATCGCCCTACCATTTCCCCCTTCGAAAGTGAATAAGAACTCTGAACGACGAGGTTAGAAATGTTGCAGACTGACGCTCGTTGATATCCGCCGTCTTTAAATATCCCAACATGATCCGTCAAAGTTAACGTCAAGTCCAACTTCGAGTCGTCCGAGTAAGTACGGGGTTTAACACGTTATCCGGCTATTCGGTCGATTACCATTACCCTGCCGGTGGAATTTCCTAGAAACGATAGCGTCGAAAAACTATGCACGTCGAGCTACCTGCCAATCATTCTTGTTTGCTCGCTCTCCCACATTCACCCACACCCACATACGGATCTTCTTCAATTATACCTATTCACGTCTGTTATTTCCCATCACCTCTTCTCTCCGTTTCTCTAACCATTTTAATGTTAAGAAACAAGTTCGCACTCACACGACCCAACCTaatctaacctaacctaacctaaactATGATTCGATGACATTGCAGTGCGCCATCGCAACTTGCTAACTACTCTGCATCCCTAAATCGCCTACTTTTTAATTCGTAGCGCTGGCCTTGCCACGCAACAATGCGATGCCTTTTTTCCGTCTGGTCGTAACTTTTGGCATCAGCCGGTACTCGATATGACTCCGCCTCTGAGTCGCAAACGCGGGTCATCTGTCAGCTTTACTCGAGCAAAAGATGACGAAGATACCGGAGGTGAAATACAAATATCCCTTGCCCCTTACATCCAGACCTACCTGGCCCACAGTGGTCAAGGGTCAGGATGCTGTGGCATAGGGTTACCCATTCCGTTTGAACGAGCCGCGCCAAGATCCTGGTGGCATCCTAAATTTGACTCTGAGATATTAGAGGATCAATTCAAGAGGAGCGCATATCCTCAGATCAGACTAAGATTTAGGTAAGGCTTATTAAACGGAAAGACGAAAGACACATCTTTCAAACATGTGCCAGGGTTGAAACCTGCTTTGATTGTACAACAACTCATCTTCCTCGTATCCTATATTACAGATACGCTCTTGGCTACATTCTGCTCCTTTCCCTCTCATGGCTGGCATACTTTATAGTTATTGGAATGGAAAGCACCGACACATCTGTGTGGCCAGCAGGAGCTAGCATAGCAGGAGTTTTTGGAGCAGTCGGGGCAATGGCTCTCGCAGTTCTCTACTTCACCCACACTGACTATTACCGCTTCTACGTATTGCCAACATCTTTGCTAGTCGCCTCCGTCTTATGTTTTTTGTCATTGCTGTTTGTCGCATTGGTACCCCCTCAGTCGGACCGACTGACCCGGGTAGGACACTTCGCATTGTGTACGGAGATCTTACTTCTAATATACACAGTGATACCTATGCCACTTTACGCCTGCGTAGGAATATGTTCTGTGTACTCGTTTTCGTTTGAATTTCTCACGGCATATTTCTACAACGCTAACCAGATAACACGGTCTACCGACTACGACGATATTAGGTCACATAACGACTCGTCAAATCAAAGATTGGAATGGATTACTACGGAAAAATCTGATGTAAATAACTCAAACCTACCAACACTTATCCATTCACATAGCAGCTACTTTGCATCAAATTTAAGCAACCCTGCATCAGCAACCCCTTCCATAAATTTGGAAGGAGATGCCTCGACATGGATCATGAGAATATTAATGCAAGTATCTATACACCTGATCGGCCTTCACATTTTAATTATGACGTTTGTTCGTATGCGTGGTACATTCATGAAAGTTGGACAGTCTTTGCTGGTCCGTCGCCAGCTCGAAATGGAAAAGCAGTTGAAAGAAAAGATGATTCATTCTGTTATGCCGCCGAAAGTTGCCAGTTGGTTAATGGAGGAAAGCGAGCGAGAAAGGGAACGGGAGGACTCGTTAAAAAAAGGCTCTATACCCTCCAACAACTCTGATATAAATTCGCTCTTTCGTCCCTTCAACATGCACTCGATGGAAAACGTCAGTATTTTATTCGCTGACATTGTGGGTTTCACCAGAATGAGCTCCAATAAAACTGCCGAGGAACTGGTGGCGAttttaaatgatttatttgaaagaTTTGACGAGCTCTGCGCTCATCACGGgtgtgagaaaatttcaaccttgGGTGACTGTTATTATTGTGTCAGCGGTTGTCCAGAGCCGAGAGCAGATCATGCAGGATGTTGCGTAGAAATGGGTCTTGGTATGTCAGTTATCTGTCTAACCACATTCGGTCCATTTAATGGCATACAATCTTGTCTTATATATCTTATTAATGCTTTCAGCAATGATCGAGGCAATAAAGCAATTTGACATCGAGAGGCGAGAGGGCGTTAATATGCGTGTTGGAGTACACACTGGAACCGTTCTCTGTGGAATTGTCGGCACAAAGCGGTTCAAATTTGATGTATGGTCTAATGACGTTACACTAGCAAATAAACTTGAAAGTACCGGAAAGCCCGGCAGGGTGCATCTCAGTGAGGCAACAATGCGTTTTCTTGGAGATATATATCTAACCGAGGATGGCGATGCTGTCAATGGTAAGAAAATCCTTTAATATTTTCGAGTACTTTTTTAAGAACAGTGtcgaataaatgagaaaatggTTCGTCAGATTATGCTTTGATACTCCATCATAACATAAAATTCCCTGACAGTCAAATCGATGAACTCTAAcattgaggtaaaaaaaaacgctgcATTGTAAAATACTCCTTGATAACACTGACACAACTCGAAACGCGTAGATTTGTAGCATGAACAGCAAACACTAtgggaaaaattcaaagtggCAGGCGGTAACTAATCCATGATCATTTGAAAATGACTCTATATATCAAGAAGTATGCTTCTGACCTGTCGGATGAGATTTGAAACAGTTGGAATTTATTTAACGACAATAGAGTGCCATTTTTCGAgtcat contains:
- the LOC124307525 gene encoding gamma-aminobutyric acid receptor alpha-like isoform X3, producing MPTVVKTNILIRSMGPISELDMDYSMDCYFRQYWRDSRLSFLGPIKSLSLSIKMLERIWRPDTYFYNGKHSYVHTITVPNKLLRISQDGDILYSMRLTIKAKCPMELRNFPMDRQSCPLILGSYAYTSRQLIYEWQQGASVNFVPGMTLSQFDLMGSPYRNLTFTRSEGDFSVLQVSFNLQRHTGYFLIQVYVPCVLIVVLSWVSFWIHREATSDRVGLGITTVLTLSTISLDSRTDLPKVKYATALDWFLLMSFFYCIATLLEFAGVHYFTKVGSGEFSVDEEDNWDDDFEEPIGSLASVPRSLRMNHRLTSKRRSSLICPISNGTLGSATSLGIRSPQDAPNVTSMERQTQTERTLPKWRQFLYCLAGDDGYRRQRQREATAGICGRLGQSVNRHVNSVSYIDRAARICFPASFGLLNVCYWMLYVTWQDEFKWQDPPIAFFSH
- the LOC124307525 gene encoding gamma-aminobutyric acid receptor subunit alpha-1 isoform X2 — encoded protein: MTALRLVVSFSSIWCRNDPTGIVDLGSLDPPNTSSLSAITSLSSLSLNGMYWDPISKNNNNVIKQSIDTRIAVKTVLPVAVREGRSAVNDMVSKNITMVLENLLKNYENNQLPTHGKGMPTVVKTNILIRSMGPISELDMDYSMDCYFRQYWRDSRLSFLGPIKSLSLSIKMLERIWRPDTYFYNGKHSYVHTITVPNKLLRISQDGDILYSMRLTIKAKCPMELRNFPMDRQSCPLILGSYAYTSRQLIYEWQQGASVNFVPGMTLSQFDLMGSPYRNLTFTRSEGDFSVLQVSFNLQRHTGYFLIQVYVPCVLIVVLSWVSFWIHREATSDRVGLGITTVLTLSTISLDSRTDLPKVKYATALDWFLLMSFFYCIATLLEFAGVHYFTKVGSGEFSVDEEDNWDDDFEEPIGSLASVPRSLRMNHRLTSKRRSSLICPISNGTLGSATSLGIRSPQDAPNVTSMERQTQTERTLPKWRQFLYCLAGDDGYRRQRQREATAGICGRLGQSVNRHVNSVSYIDRAARICFPASFGLLNVCYWMLYVTWQDEFKWQDPPIAFFSH
- the LOC124307525 gene encoding gamma-aminobutyric acid receptor subunit alpha-1 isoform X1, yielding MNMIIMIWHGNMLTILILLVVSFSSIWCRNDPTGIVDLGSLDPPNTSSLSAITSLSSLSLNGMYWDPISKNNNNVIKQSIDTRIAVKTVLPVAVREGRSAVNDMVSKNITMVLENLLKNYENNQLPTHGKGMPTVVKTNILIRSMGPISELDMDYSMDCYFRQYWRDSRLSFLGPIKSLSLSIKMLERIWRPDTYFYNGKHSYVHTITVPNKLLRISQDGDILYSMRLTIKAKCPMELRNFPMDRQSCPLILGSYAYTSRQLIYEWQQGASVNFVPGMTLSQFDLMGSPYRNLTFTRSEGDFSVLQVSFNLQRHTGYFLIQVYVPCVLIVVLSWVSFWIHREATSDRVGLGITTVLTLSTISLDSRTDLPKVKYATALDWFLLMSFFYCIATLLEFAGVHYFTKVGSGEFSVDEEDNWDDDFEEPIGSLASVPRSLRMNHRLTSKRRSSLICPISNGTLGSATSLGIRSPQDAPNVTSMERQTQTERTLPKWRQFLYCLAGDDGYRRQRQREATAGICGRLGQSVNRHVNSVSYIDRAARICFPASFGLLNVCYWMLYVTWQDEFKWQDPPIAFFSH
- the LOC124307523 gene encoding adenylate cyclase type 9 isoform X2, yielding MTPPLSRKRGSSVSFTRAKDDEDTGGEIQISLAPYIQTYLAHSGQGSGCCGIGLPIPFERAAPRSWWHPKFDSEILEDQFKRSAYPQIRLRFRYALGYILLLSLSWLAYFIVIGMESTDTSVWPAGASIAGVFGAVGAMALAVLYFTHTDYYRFYVLPTSLLVASVLCFLSLLFVALVPPQSDRLTRVGHFALCTEILLLIYTVIPMPLYACVGICSVYSFSFEFLTAYFYNANQITRSTDYDDIRSHNDSSNQRLEWITTEKSDVNNSNLPTLIHSHSSYFASNLSNPASATPSINLEGDASTWIMRILMQVSIHLIGLHILIMTFVRMRGTFMKVGQSLLVRRQLEMEKQLKEKMIHSVMPPKVASWLMEESEREREREDSLKKGSIPSNNSDINSLFRPFNMHSMENVSILFADIVGFTRMSSNKTAEELVAILNDLFERFDELCAHHGCEKISTLGDCYYCVSGCPEPRADHAGCCVEMGLAMIEAIKQFDIERREGVNMRVGVHTGTVLCGIVGTKRFKFDVWSNDVTLANKLESTGKPGRVHLSEATMRFLGDIYLTEDGDAVNGVKSYFIRGRKADLVTQFMTNINKAGQSPTPSSSPPAPHNTRLRLASCTNQVKSPRPHYLHMVTSPASYRIKANSLPSILDSDNDGDTGDEKDDLNKSPTSIASYGKKKVKQKPWRYLQRQRTTEEMTPLDKGEGSEEITPSVKSSRVPTTHYEKSTNGYYDQLALANGIESDPMPVSNLLLNPSQDPASQAPSICSRKDSGIRSTSRRSSIQQQLFLMNGMAQGDILGHRVSGYYTSSQSTLNSTQDQPASAPQYPSASVVTDSFGACFHKLRKQSDLQLIRCT